The Argentina anserina chromosome 3, drPotAnse1.1, whole genome shotgun sequence genome includes a region encoding these proteins:
- the LOC126787222 gene encoding probable carboxylesterase 15 — protein sequence CQNTTETTSTILPYEECRGVLRVYSDGSVVRSTQPSFDVPVHDDGSVAWKDVIFEHTHHLQLRLYKPAAAKSKLPILYYIHGGGFCIGSRTWPNCQNYCFQLALSLQAVIVSPDYRLAPEHRLPAAIEDGYSAIKWLQAQAVSEEPDTWLTDVADFGNVFISGDSAGGNIAHNLAVQLGAGSPELAPVQVKGYVLLAPFFGGTILSKSEAEGPKEAFLNWELIDRFWRLSIPVGENTDHPLVNPFGPFSRSLEQVPFDPILLVVGGSDLLKDRAADYAHRLMTWGNKIRFAVFEGKQHGFFTIDPKSEAAEALMQLVKEFITENSS from the exons TGTCAAAACACTACTGAAACTACCAGTACTATTTTACCTTACGAAGAGTGCAGGGGCGTTCTTCGTGTCTACAGCGACGGCTCCGTAGTCCGTTCCACACAGCCAAGCTTCGACGTCCCTGTCCACGACGACGGATCCGTCGCGTGGAAGGACGTAATTTTCGAACATACTCACCACCTTCAACTCCGCCTCTACAAGCCGGCCGCTGCAAAATCCAAGCTGCCCATATTATACTACATCCACGGCGGCGGCTTCTGCATCGGTTCACGCACCTGGCCCAACTGCCAGAACTACTGCTTCCAGCTTGCCCTCAGCCTCCAAGCAGTTATAGTCTCGCCGGACTACCGGCTGGCTCCCGAACACCGCCTCCCGGCAGCCATTGAAGACGGTTACTCAGCCATCAAGTGGCTGCAAGCCCAAGCGGTGTCGGAGGAGCCTGACACTTGGCTGACTGACGTGGCTGACTTTGGTAACGTTTTCATTTCGGGTGACTCGGCTGGCGGCAACATTGCTCATAATTTAGCTGTTCAACTCGGGGCCGGTTCACCTGAGCTAGCTCCAGTTCAGGTGAAGGGTTATGTGCTTTTGGCTCCGTTCTTTGGTGGAACAATTCTGAGCAAGTCGGAAGCAGAAGGACCCAAAGAAGCATTCCTCAATTGGGAGCTCATTGATAG GTTCTGGAGGCTATCGATACCAGTAGGAGAGAACACTGATCACCCACTTGTGAACCCGTTCGGGCCATTTAGCCGGAGCCTTGAACAAGTGCCATTTGATCCAATCTTGTTGGTAGTTGGAGGAAGTGATCTCCTGAAAGATAGAGCTGCGGACTATGCACACAGGCTAATGACTTGGGGGAACAAGATTAGGTTTGCTGTATTTGAAGGGAAGCAACATGGCTTCTTCACGATTGATCCTAAGTCGGAAGCTGCAGAAGCACTCATGCAACTTGTCAAAGAGTTCATTACCGAAAATTCCAGCTGA
- the LOC126788959 gene encoding kinesin-like protein KIN-12E — MSFISETASALKSRFGFHNHSSDPVRSTPAPELLISAAKGSFSVRRIAGWEDDGDDDGNVVSASTTSSSQSFEFNEDPSFWKDHNVQVIIRVRPLNSNEISVQGHDKCIRQESSQTITWTGHPESRFTFDIVADENVTQEQLFKVAGLPMVDNCMIGYNSCMFAYGQTGSGKTHTMLGDIEGGTRRHSVNCGMTPRVFEYLFSRIQKEKEAGKDEKLKFICKCSFLEIYNEHILDLLDPLSNNLQIREDIKKGVYVENLKEVEVTSARDVIQQLIQGAANRKVAATNMNRASSRSHSVFTCIIESNRECQGVTHHRFARLNLVDLAGSERQKSSGAEGERLKEATNINKSLSTLGLVIMNLVNMSNGKSLHVPYRDSKLTFLLQDSLGGNAKTIIIANISPSSCCSLETLSTLKFAQRAKFIKNNAIVNEDASGDVIALRVQIHQLKKEVSRLRGLVGGGIENQDNETLAVSFPGSPGSFKWDEHGSFSPLAAGKRSQKKDYEVALVGAFRREKDKDNALKALAFECQAAIQLAKQREDEIQGLKMRLRFREAGIKRLEMVASGKISAETHLLTEKDEHLKEIEVLRSQVDRSQEVTRFAMENLRLKEEIRRLKSFYEEGEREIMSEQIKVLQNKLLEALDWKLMHESELSTIQNTNPDVPMETQHDGDDNFLNTKQDKALHWQASINEENEFLRVQAIQNQSEIDNLHRQLEVCLIEKENLERTVNDLMTRLEEETCRALKDSTNQDELPSLSSDVPVMNGSDQVELKAMVDAISTASQREAEAHETAITLSKENDELRKKLKVLIEDNNKLIDLFEGATSENSYRNFNKSQCTHDGTETHSNTGFVELAKETEVEKLKHQLDEMHEENERLLGLYESAMKEKDELKRALSCGQKRVADNDIDTNEKLVEIDGGKQTSTPPMNVEVRNFISEGGIPGSDGEVNTLFEKPTWQGTLSIQEYGLFAEDGHHASDEVKMCTEEESGGSRVVVHDTEIISGDEVDVGIKSDMETVTPYFTTPENIKATTCTERFILHDAVVDVGNDVAAATQSDMEMDTSNFTTVNNTEVEVDIGGTQSDMELDTPGLTTAKLSEDLNLVRKKLERADEQLIDSSKTVAAFSSIEKVILEVGTLSKELDLKEDEIQFKQQQLESYKLVALKTKEKRTVTDKKLSALKYSMSNFSSSVFYFEQREARARAKVTASSNYLGQKKGELSCLQAEMDEISAAKTRMQESEVEVKNILSCLKSKLEEENEKQQTDQVLFAIDNVERTDTSQKNWQLRGKATELLKSEEEKTKLQTEMKLHREKLVALRKDVEELNRKFEKAESKMLAVQVEMQRALRSVEETELHLHGVTKEKEMLLEVRDNGKSEIEGMILEYQQHWFESDLKEGEVEILEEELHIELKKMVQLRLSRASAAEKASQFLDKRSDSCFLSEKIEEELLSVREYVLEAKSLLGEEYLTVS, encoded by the exons ATGTCTTTCATCTCAGAAACGGCGAGCGCCCTCAAGAGCCGGTTCGGGTTCCACAACCACTCTTCCGACCCGGTCCGGAGCACTCCGGCCCCGGAGCTTCTCATATCCGCCGCCAAAGGGAGTTTCTCGGTTCGCCGCATCGCCGGCTGGGAAGACGACGGCGACGACGATGGAAACGTAGTCAGCGCCTCTACGACGTCCTCCAGTCAGAGCTTCGAGTTCAACGAAGACCCGTCCTTCTGGAAAGATCACAACGTTCAG GTTATTATTCGAGTTCGGCCACTTAATAGCAATGAGATATCTGTGCAAGGCCATGACAAATGCATTCGTCAAGAGAGCTCTCAGACGATTACTTGGACCGGGCATCCAGAGTCCCGGTTTACGTTTGACATTGTTGCAGATGAGAATGTTACTCAG GAGCAATTATTCAAAGTGGCAGGATTGCCGATGGTGGACAACTGCATGATAGGCTACAACAGTTGCATGTTTGCTTATGGCCAA ACTGGAAGTGGTAAGACCCACACAATGCTTGGAGATATTGAAGGAGGCACGCGAAGACACAGTGTCAACTGTGGGATGACACCTAGAGTATTTGAGTACTTGTTTTCTAGAATTCAAAAG GAAAAAGAGGCTGGCAAAGATGAAAAGCTAAAGTTCATATGTAAATGCTCATTTTTAGAAATATACAATGAACATATTCTAGATCTTTTGGACCCATTGTCAAACAACTTGCAG ATAAGAGAAGACATAAAGAAAGGGGTTTACGTGGAAAATCTCAAGGAGGTTGAAGTTACCAGTGCTCGAGATGTCATCCAACAACTTATTCAA GGTGCTGCCAACAGAAAGGTAGCTGCTACTAATATGAATCGCGCCAGTAGTAGGTCACATAGTGTGTTTACGTGCATCATTGAAAGTAAC AGAGAATGCCAAGGAGTAACACACCATCGGTTTGCTCGGCTTAATCTTGTTGACTTAGCAGGATCTGAAAG GCAGAAGAGTTCTGGTGCTGAAGGTGAACGGCTCAAGGAAGCTACCAATATCAACAAGTCTCTTTCAACATTGGG ACTTGTGATTATGAATCTAGTAAATATGTCCAATGGGAAGTCACTCCATGTTCCATACCGGGACTCAAAGCTAACATTTTTGCTTCAG GATTCTCTCGGTGGGAATGCCAAGACAATTATTATTGCAAATATTAGTCCTTCTAGCTG TTGTTCATTGGAGACATTGAGTACTTTGAAATTTGCACAGCGTGCTAAATTCATCAAGAACAAT GCAATTGTCAACGAGGATGCATCTGGAGATGTTATTGCCTTGAGAGTGCAAATTCATCAGCTCAAG AAAGAAGTATCCCGCCTACGAGGCCTTGTGGGTGGAGGAATTGAAAATCAGGACAATGAAACGTTAGCTGTAAGCTTTCCAGGGTCTCCAGGATCTTTTAAGTGGGACGAACATGGATCTTTTAGTCCACTTGCTGCTGGTAAAAGATCTCAG AAAAAGGACTATGAAGTTGCCCTTGTTGGAGCTTTCAGGAGGGAAAAGGACAAAGACAATGCACTGAAGGCGTTGGCTTTTGAATGTCAGGCAGCTATTCAGCTA GCCAAACAAAGAGAAGATGAAATACAGGGCCTGAAGATGAGGCTTCGATTTCGAGAGGCTGGCATAAAAAGGTTGGAAATGGTTGCCAGTGGAAAGATATCTGCTGAGACACACTTGCTGACGGAAAAGGATGAACATCTGAAGGAAATAGAAGTACTGCGTTCTCAGGTTGATAGAAGCCAAGAAGTGACTAGATTTGCTATGGAGAATTTGCGGCTAAAAGAAGAAATCAGAAG GTTGAAGTCATTTTATGAGGAAGGTGAGCGGGAGATAATGTCTGAACAAATAAAGGTGCTACAGAACAAG TTGCTAGAAGCTCTCGATTGGAAACTCATGCATGAATCAGAGCTCTCCACGATTCAG AATACAAATCCAGATGTGCCGATGGAAACTCAGCATGATGGTGATGATAATTTTCTGAACACGAAACAG GATAAAGCATTACACTGGCAAGCTTCAATCAATGAGGAAAATGAATTTCTTCGTGTGCAG GCCATTCAAAACCAATCAGAAATTGATAACCTTCATAGACAGCTTGAAGTCTGTCTTATAGAGAAAGAGAATTTAGAAAG GACTGTCAACGATTTGATGACAAGACTTGAAGAAGAGACATGTAGAGCTCTGAAAGATAGCACAAATCAAGATGAGCTTCCTTCCTTGTCATCCGATGTGCCTGTCATGAATGGTAGTGATCAAGTGGAGCTTAAGGCAATGGTTGATGCAATTTCTACTGCAAGCCAGAGAGAGGCCGAGGCTCATGAGACAGCGATAACACTTTCTAAAGAGAATGATGAACTGCGAAAGAAGCTAAAGGTTTTGATTGAAGATAATAACAAGCTTATTGATTTATTTGAAGGGGCCACTTCAGAGAATAGCTATAGAAATTTTAACAAGTCTCAATGCACTCATGATGGCACTGAAACTCATAGTAATACTGGTTTTGTTGAACTTGCTAAAGAAACAGAGGTTGAGAAATTGAAGCATCAGCTTGATGAAATgcatgaagaaaatgaaagactTTTGGGTTTGTACGAAAGTGCCATGAAGGAGAAGGATGAACTCAAAAGAGCGCTTTCCTGTGGACAGAAAAGAGTTGCAGATAACGATATTGATACTAATGAGAAGCTTGTTGAAATTGATGGAGGGAAACAAACAAGTACACCTCCTATGAATGTTGAGGTGAGGAACTTTATCAGTGAAGGTGGAATTCCTGGTTCTGATGGAGAAGTAAATACTCTGTTTGAGAAACCTACATGGCAAGGAACACTATCAATTCAGGAATATGGTTTGTTTGCAGAAGATGGACATCATGCATCTGATGAAGTGAAAATGTGTACTGAAGAAGAAAGCGGTGGATCAAGGGTTGTTGTTCATGATACTGAAATTATTTCAGGAGATGAGGTTGATGTGGGAATTAAGTCTGACATGGAGACGGTGACACCATATTTTACTACTCCCGAGAACATTAAAGCAACAACCTGTACTGAAAGATTCATTCTGCATGATGCTGTAGTGGATGTCGGAAATGATGTCGCTGCTGCTACTCAGTCTGACATGGAAATGGACACATCAAATTTCACTACTGTCAATAATACTGAAGTAGAGGTTGATATAGGAGGAACTCAGTCTGACATGGAGCTGGACACACCTGGCCTTACTACAGCAAAGCTTTCAGAGGATCTAAATTTGGTCAGAAAGAAACTGGAAAGAGCAGACGAACAACTTATAGATTCTTCCAAAACTGTAGCCGCATTTTCTTCCATCGAGAAAGTAATACTAGAGGTTGGTACACTCTCGAAAGAACTTGATTTAAAGGAAGATGAAATTCAGTTCAAGCAACAGCAATTGGAATCCTATAAGCTTGTCGctttgaaaacaaaagaaaaaaggactGTGACTGACAAAAAGTTGTCTGCTCTCAAATACTCCATGTCCAACTTTTCTTCATCAGTATTTTACTTTGAGCAACGAGAGGCTCGGGCAAGAGCGAAGGTAACTGCTTCATCAAATTATCTGGGCCAAAAGAAAGGGGAACTCAGCTGCCTACAAGCAGAGATGGATGAAATATCGGCTGCAAAGACAAGAATGCAAGAATCTGAAGTTGAAGTAAAGAACATCCTGTCATGCTTGAAGTCAAAACTggaggaagaaaatgaaaagcaACAGACTGATCAGGTTCTCTTTGCGATAGATAATGTGGAACGGACAGATACCTCACAGAAAAACTGGCAGTTGAGAGGTAAAGCTACAGAGTTGCTGAAGTCTGAGGAAGAGAAAACCAAGCTGCAAACTGAGATGAAGCTCCATCGAGAAAAACTTGTTGCTTTAAGAAAGGATGTTGAGGAGCTGAACAGGAAATTTGAAAAGGCAGAAAGTAAGATGCTGGCTGTTCAAGTGGAGATGCAGAGAGCTTTGAGGTCCGTGGAAGAGACAGAACTTCACCTCCATGGTGTAAccaaggagaaggagatgcTGTTAGaagtaagagataatggaAAGAGTGAAATCGAAGGTATGATACTCGAGTACCAGCAGCATTGGTTTGAATCAGATTTGAAGGAAGGAGAGGTGGAGATTTTGGAGGAAGAGTTGCACATTGAGCTAAAGAAGATGGTCCAGCTTCGTTTATCAAGGGCTTCAGCGGCTGAGAAGGCATCTCAATTCTTAGACAAAAGATCTGATTCATGTTTCTTATCAGAGAAGATTGAGGAAGAGCTACTAAGTGTAAGGGAATATGTTCTAGAGGCCAAGTCATTGCTTGGGGAGGAATATTTAACCGTCAGTTGA